The following coding sequences are from one Gossypium raimondii isolate GPD5lz chromosome 4, ASM2569854v1, whole genome shotgun sequence window:
- the LOC105779802 gene encoding uncharacterized protein LOC105779802: MSSTPYFSPQFPSLDVFERKESEVLPVEGSHRSWETRIDGGMDLDFRRQPHAVEFDVDFWPVEHPMEPQDEDRPVKCPMSAASSINDGKGHEEMVVGESSRKRSEQPQTVNGIGVAAMMEPLVRAVRKRQHTLTRDNHITVEPRIGKPSLPPIPIPTPTLTGSQMLQQLDKA; the protein is encoded by the exons ATGAGCTCAACACCGTATTTCTCTCCCCAATTCCCCTCTCTCGATGTTTTC GAAAGAAAGGAAAGTGAAGTATTACCGGTAGAGGGGAGTCACCGGAGCTGGGAGACTAGAATCGACGGTGGTATGGACTTGGACTTTCGCCGGCAGCCGCATGCGGTGGAGTTCGACGTTGATTTCTGGCCCGTTGAACATCCTATGGAACCACAAGATGAAGATCGTCCTGTTAAATGCCCAATGTCAGCTGCTTCGTCCATCAAT GATGGAAAAGGGCATGAAGAAATGGTAGTCGGAGAGAGTTCGCGTAAGAGATCAGAACAACCACAAACGGTGAACGGAATTGGGGTGGCAGCAATGATGGAGCCACTGGTAAGAGCGGTGCGTAAAAGGCAACACACGCTCACCCGCGACAACCACATAACGGTGGAGCCTCGTATCGGAAAACCGTCTCTCCCTCCGATCCCGATCCCGACTCCAACTCTTACCGGTTCCCAAATGCTTCAACAACTTGACAAAGCTTAA
- the LOC105779178 gene encoding putative clathrin assembly protein At1g25240, with translation MGLWKKVTGIIKDKNSIVWANFSGKSSFRNPDLETSIIKATSHDEYHIDKRNAQIVFSWIRASPISLRPLVWALSRRMEKTRSWVVAVKGLMLMHGVFYCKVPAVEKMGRLPFDLSSFTDGDTTSGKTWGFNAFVREYYAFLDQRALVLSEKDNRKADDRSPMAQQLSKLQKLQSLLDMLLQVKPRAENMKLPLILEAMDCIIIEIYDVYSRICAEITKVLLNIYSVKKPEAATALKVLQKAMTQGEELSSFFDSCKEFGVMNANEFPTVAQIPKEEVEELERIVNWASDTTYEDSIGDYSIEENDETAAIVEHKEALKTVITDKWVVFDENLKINEEKKNKNFSFAEETAALIEYVPVYNSHRQEIPDLISF, from the coding sequence atgggGTTATGGAAGAAGGTCACTGGCATTATTAAAGATAAGAACAGCATAGTTTGGGCTAATTTTTCTGGCAAAAGTTCGTTTCGGAATCCCGATCTCGAGACCTCCATCATCAAAGCCACGAGCCATGATGAGTATCATATTGATAAAAGGAATGCTCAAATTGTGTTCTCGTGGATACGAGCGTCGCCGATTAGTCTTCGTCCTCTCGTTTGGGCTTTGTCTAGGAGAATGGAGAAGACTCGGAGTTGGGTCGTTGCCGTTAAAGGTTTAATGTTAATGCACGGTGTGTTTTATTGTAAAGTTCCCGCCGTCGAAAAGATGGGGCGGTTGCCATTCGATTTATCGAGTTTCACCGACGGGGATACAACTTCGGGAAAGACATGGGGTTTCAATGCTTTTGTACGTGAATACTATGCGTTTTTAGACCAACGAGCCCTCGTTTTGTCGGAAAAAGACAATCGAAAAGCCGATGATCGTTCGCCGATGGCGCAACAACTGTCGAAACTACAAAAATTGCAATCTTTGCTAGATATGTTGCTACAAGTCAAGCCACGAGCTGAAAACATGAAACTCCCATTGATTCTCGAAGCTATGGATTGTATCATTATTGAGATATACGACGTTTATAGCCGGATTTGCGCCGAGATCACCAAGGTGCTGTTGAACATATACTCGGTCAAAAAACCCGAAGCAGCGACGGCATTGAAGGTTCTCCAAAAGGCGATGACACAAGGCGAGGAACTTTCATCGTTTTTCGACTCTTGTAAGGAATTCGGTGTCATGAATGCCAACGAGTTCCCCACGGTCGCTCAGATCCCGAAGGAAGAAGTCGAAGAACTCGAGAGAATCGTCAATTGGGCTTCAGATACGACCTACGAAGATTCCATCGGGGATTATAGTATCGAGGAAAATGACGAAACGGCGGCCATTGTTGAACACAAGGAAGCTTTGAAGACAGTAATAACAGATAAATGGGtggtttttgatgaaaatttaaagatcaatgaagaaaaaaaaaataaaaatttttcatttgcTGAAGAAACTGCTGCACTCATTGAATATGTTCCAGTTTATAATTCTCATCGACAAGAAATTCCAGATTTAATTAGTTTCTAG
- the LOC105779799 gene encoding LEAF RUST 10 DISEASE-RESISTANCE LOCUS RECEPTOR-LIKE PROTEIN KINASE-like 2.7, giving the protein MEKLMSALVFLLLFSLFNGTESRKDPPPICSSSCGDSLEIRYPFRLPNDPFTCGDPGFELRCENNKTIMNFHGGLYYVKGISYDDHTIQLVDVNFADDGKCSLPNRSLSTDEILMEDRYPGLVNFTYSYTLNYVRCSDSSVSSVNNSMVPCLTRNSSHVYVNVTNWSSLTSYDVPKTCKVIAMAPAFYEESVPVNPSYETVLKMQQSGFQMVWSVECRDCRAKGRGCVYKSADTTFLFECEKEYDYNAELRNIYTVVAAMFLAAIIGFVRFILLPLVVFSFILHKYLSTNKDYREKSSDIQQPLTPERYNYTDILSMSNNFKDKIGEGCFGTVYKGQLHDDYTIVVKKLESFKVSEEHFINGVSRISGIQHPNLVPILGFCSEGSKHVLVNQYMPNGSLDKYVGNSDSFSWEKVWEIVLETGQGIEFLHGRSGGGIIHLDIKPRNILLDGNFRPRISDFGIAKLCRKKHDLVSLYGRSETMGYVAPELMVSRDFEAVSCKSDVYSFGMIILEMACGRRHVDVDAINSSKVHFPTWVYELNERGDLEFENLTKSDTMIARKLFVIGLWCTQTRPSDRPSMTRVLEMLETDLDDLEMPPKPVFISAQYLRERELDSPKEMLLPETMERSS; this is encoded by the exons atggAAAAACTAATGTCAGCTCTGGTTTTTTTGTTGCTCTTTTCACTCTTCAATGGAACCGAATCAAGAAAAGATCCACCACCGATTTGTTCATCATCGTGCGGTGATTCACTCGAAATCCGCTACCCCTTCCGATTACCCAACGATCCATTCACATGTGGCGATCCCGGTTTCGAGCTTCGCTGCGAAAACAACAAGACGATCATGAACTTCCATGGCGGATTGTACTACGTGAAGGGAATTTCTTACGACGATCACACGATTCAACTCGTGGACGTCAATTTTGCCGACGACGGAAAGTGCAGTTTACCGAATAGATCGTTATCGACCGACGAAATCTTAATGGAAGACCGGTACCCGGGATTGGTTAATTTTACTTATTCGTACACTTTGAACTATGTTCGATGCTCGGACAGTTCGGTCAGTTCGGTCAATAACAGTATGGTTCCGTGTTTGACTCGGAATTCGTCTCATGTTTATGTTAATGTTACGAATTGGTCTAGTTTGACCTCATACGATGTTCCGAAGACATGTAAGGTTATTGCGATGGCGCCGGCGTTTTATGAAGAATCAGTGCCGGTGAACCCTTCGTATGAAACGGTGCTGAAAATGCAACAATCAGGGTTTCAGATGGTATGGTCAGTCGAGTGTCGGGATTGTAGAGCCAAGGGTCGGGGATGCGTTTATAAATCCGCGGATACCACTTTTCTCTTCGAATGTGAAAAAGAATATG ATTATAATGCCGAACTTCGAAATATATACACCGTTGTTGCAGCTATGTTTCTTGCCG CAATCATTGGGTTCGTCAGATTCATCCTTCTTCCACTGGTtgtattttctttcattctccACAAGTACTTGTCTACAAACAAAGATTACAG GGAAAAGTCTTCAGATATTCAGCAGCCATTAACACCAGAAAGGTACAATTACACAGATATACTTTCAATGTCAAACAATTTCAAAGACAAAATAGGGGAAGGCTGTTTTGGTACAGTTTACAAAGGACAACTTCATGATGATTACACCATTGTTGTTAAAAAGCTTGAAAGCTTCAAAGTAAGTGAAGAACATTTCATCAATGGTGTTTCAAGAATCAGTGGGATTCAACAtcccaatttggtaccgatACTAGGGTTTTGTTCTGAGGGATCGAAACATGTTCTTGTTAACCAATACATGCCTAATGGATCTCTCGACAAGTATGTTGGAAATTCGGATTCGTTTAGTTGGGAGAAAGTCTGGGAAATTGTGCTCGAAACTGGGCAAGGGATCGAGTTTTTACATGGACGATCTGGAGGTGGTATTATTCATTTAGATATTAAGCCTCGGAATATACTGTTGGATGGGAATTTCAGACCAAGGATTTCAGATTTCGGGATAGCAAAATTGTGCCGGAAGAAGCATGATCTCGTATCATTATATGGAAGAAGTGAAACAATGGGATATGTGGCACCTGAATTGATGGTTTCAAGGGATTTTGAGGCAGTTTCATGCAAATCCGATGTCTATAGTTTCGGAATGATAATCTTAGAAATGGCTTGTGGAAGAAGGCATGTCGATGTTGATGCAATCAATTCGAGCAAAGTGCATTTTCCTACTTGGGTCTATGAACTAAATGAGAGGGGAGATTTAGAGTTTGAGAACCTGACGAAAAGTGACACCATGATAGCCAGAAAGCTGTTCGTAATCGGGTTATGGTGCACTCAAACTCGGCCATCAGATCGTCCCTCCATGACCAGAGTCCTGGAAATGTTAGAAACGGACCTTGATGATCTTGAAATGCCCCCGAAGCCAGTCTTCATTTCGGCTCAATACCTGCGTGAGCGTGAATTGGATTCTCCAAAAGAGATGCTATTACCTGAGACAATGGAGAGAAGCTCATAG
- the LOC105779801 gene encoding LOW QUALITY PROTEIN: protein BASIC PENTACYSTEINE1 (The sequence of the model RefSeq protein was modified relative to this genomic sequence to represent the inferred CDS: deleted 2 bases in 1 codon) — MDDNALNMRNWGYYEPSFKGHLGLQLMSTVERDAKSFIPSRDSNLMVTTNTAFHQQDPVVSEAHTPMNYVRDSWIADREKIFSMFPATTPNYAVHPETSAAYSLPILRSPPYSSTRDERVASSVEEPPANKDGVEPKKRQGGAAPKMPKAKKPKKPKENANSTVQRVKSAKKSIVFKINGYDMDISGIPIPVCSCTGTAQQCYRWGFGGWQSACCTTNVSMYPLPMSTKRRGARIAGRKMSQGAFKKVLEKLAAENYNFSNPIDLRSHWARHGTNKFVTIR; from the exons ATGGATGACAATGCATTGAATATGCGTAATTGGGGTTACTACGAACCGTCGTTTAAAGGACATCTCGGTCTGCAGCTAATGTCGACA GTTGAACGAGATGCAAAGTCTTTTATTCCTAGCCGTGATTCCAATCTCATGGTTACTACCAATACCGCCTTTCACCAGCAGGACCCTGTTGTTTCTGAGGCACATACCCCCATGAATTATGTTCGGGATAGTTGGATTGCCGACAGAGAAAAGATTTTCAGCATGTTTCCAGCCACCACTCCTAATTACGCTGTTCATCCGGAAACATCGGCAGCTTATTCATTGCCAATTTTGCGGTCACCACCTTATTCTTCAACAAGAGATGAGAGGGTGGCAAGTAGTGTTGAAGAGCCACCAGCTAATAAGGACGGTGTTGAACCGAAGAAAAGGCAGGGTGGAGCTGCCCCTAAGATGCCGAAGGCCAAAAAGCCTAAGAAGCCGAAGGAAAATGCCAATTCTACAGTTCAACGGGTGAAATCAGCAAAGAAGAGTatcgtttttaaaataaatgggtATGACATGGATATTTCAGGCATTCCGATTCCGGTTTGCTCGTGCACCGGAACCGCTCAGCAATGTTATCGATGGGGCTTTGGTGGTTGGCAATCTGCTTGTTGTACTACAAACGTATCCATGTATCCTTTGCCAATGAGCACCAAAAGACGTGGTGCGAGGATAGCTGGCCGTAAAATGAGTCAGGGGGCATTCAAGAAGGTCCTCGAGAAACTTGCAGCTGAAAATTATAACTTCAGTAATCCGATTGATTTGAGGAGTCATTGGGCAAGACACGGTACCAACAAGTTTGTTACTATCAGGTAG